In Lotus japonicus ecotype B-129 chromosome 5, LjGifu_v1.2, one genomic interval encodes:
- the LOC130721384 gene encoding GDSL esterase/lipase At5g03610-like, which yields MAKQTPSVISINLPLLLLLFTIAEVEGNKNNTMSVKKLFVFGDSYVDTGNSMDSISYKPPSGITFPGKPAGRFCNGRVLTDYIASFLKIKPPAPYALRNSLEQQHGMNFAYGGTGIFNTLVDRPNITVQIDSFEKLIQQNVYTKRDLESSVALVNAGGNDYLTYSVKNGSIQDISGFTASLVKQMSLNLKRIHTLGINKIAVGLLEPIGCMPMFTAASSQDKCIETFNLVSKNHSQMLFQTVQQLNKEMGKSVFITLDLYNSFLSTIATMKKGHAENSTLMNPLQPCCVGVSADYYCGSVDEKGEKKYNICEKPEFSFFWEGVHPSQQGWYQVYKRLQSSLQQLRE from the exons ATGGCGAAACAAACTCCATCTGTAATCTCTATCAATCTCCCTTTGCTTCTTCTCCTCTTCACTATAGCAG AAGTGGAAGGCAACAAGAACAACACTATGAGTGTGAAGAAGCTGTTTGTGTTTGGGGACTCATATGTTGACACAGGGAATTCCATGGACTCAATATCCTATAAGCCTCCCAGTGGAATTACTTTTCCTGGTAAACCTGCTGGTAGATTCTGCAACGGTCGCGTCCTCACCGATTACATTG CTTCCTTTCTGAAAATCAAACCCCCTGCACCATACGCATTGAGAAATTCCTTAGAGCAACAACATGGTATGAACTTTGCTTACGGAGGAACTGGCATTTTCAATACTTTGGTTGATAGGCCAAACATCACTGTTCAGATCGATTCATTTGAGAAGCTGATCCAGCAAAATGTTTATACCAAACGTGACCTTGAATCCTCAGTTGCTTTGGTGAATGCTGGTGGTAATGACTATCTCACATATTCAGTAAAAAACGGGAGCATCCAG GATATATCAGGCTTCACTGCATCCCTTGTGAAGCAAATGTCTTTAAATCTGAAACGCATACACACCTTGGGAATAAATAAAATAGCAGTTGGATTATTAGAGCCTATTGGGTGTATGCCTATGTTTACTGCAGCTTCTTCACAAGACAAGTGCATTGAAACTTTCAACTTGGTCTCAAAAAATCACAGCCAAATGCTCTTCCAAACGGTTCAACAACTCAACAAGGAAATGGGAAAATCGGTTTTCATCACACTTGATCTCTACAACTCTTTCCTCTCCACAATTGCAACTATGAAGAAAGGGCATGCTG AAAACTCAACATTGATGAATCCGTTGCAACCGTGTTGTGTGGGAGTGAGTGCGGATTATTACTGTGGAAGTGTGGATGAGAAAGGGGAgaagaaatataatatatgtgAGAAGCCAGAGTTTTCATTCTTTTGGGAGGGAGTTCACCCTTCTCAACAGGGTTGGTATCAAGTCTACAAGAGGTTGCAATCTTCTCTACAGCAACTTAGAGAGTGA
- the LOC130721394 gene encoding organelle RRM domain-containing protein 1, chloroplastic isoform X7, whose protein sequence is MEVMSVSVMFTKCQKISSVNPNRSQVHQLPTNITLPNKSYHSNLPSSSSSSISCNRFFTIIAAAAATTYPSFTPSTTHNRHWMVLMDKPPLGVISKSQVIDYYVKTLQTVMGRSEKEAQMCLYDASWDTHFGFCCDIDEEISSQLASLPGVLSVRPDPDFNSLKKDYSLSSGQAGLSSGLQTRTNMLFPAGNSKHWLVRMDKPGVEVVTKAQIVDYYAQILTKVMGNEKDAQMCIYHVSWKTNFGFCCELDEDCAQDLAGVPGVSSVQPDDNFESENKNYEGSNLEDSLSVPNSSEASQEASLRTKKLFVTGLSFYTSEKTLRAAFEGFGELVQVKVIIDKISKRSKGYAFIEYTTEEAAGAALKEMNGKIINGWMIVVDVAKTNPPRFNRGHARPPA, encoded by the exons ATGGAAGTGATGTCTGTGTCTGTAATGTTCACCAAATGTCAAAAAATTTCCTCTGTAAACCCAAACAGAAGCCAAGTTCACCAACTTCCAACAAACATAACATTACCCAACAAATCTTATCATTCCAatcttccttcttcatcttcttcttcaatttcatGTAACAGGTTCTTTACTAtcatagcagcagcagcagcaacaacatACCCTTCCTTCACTCCCTCTACCACACACAACCGCCATTGGATGGTGCTCATGGACAAGCCACCTCTTGGGGTCATTTCCAAGTCACAAGTCATTGATTATTATGTGAAGACTCTGCAAACAGTTATGGGCAG GAGTGAGAAAGAAGCTCAAATGTGTCTCTATGATGCTTCCTGGGATACACACTTTGGTTTTTGTTGTGACATTGATGAAGAAATATCCTCCCAGCTTGCTa GTTTGCCCGGGGTCTTGTCGGTTAGGCCTGACCCGGATTTCAACTCTTTGAAAAAGGACTATAGTTTATCAAGTGGCCAGGCAGGTCTGTCATCAGGATTACAAACTAGAACCAATATGTTGTTTCCTGCTGGAAATTCAAAGCATTGGCTTGTTAGAATGGATAAACCTGGGGTTGAGGTTGTTACCAAGGCTCAGATTGTCGATTACTATGCTCAAATTTTGACTAAGGTCATGGGAAA TGAGAAGGATGCAcagatgtgtatatatcatgTTTCCTGGAAAACCAACTTTGGCTTTTGTTGCGAACTTGATGAGGATTGCGCTCAGGATCTAGCTG GTGTTCCTGGGGTCTCATCAGTTCAGCCAGATGACAATTTTGAGTCTGAAAATAAGAATTATGAAG GTAGTAACCTGGAAGATAGTTTGAGTGTGCCAAACTCTTCAGAAGCAAGTCAGGAAGCTTCCTTGAGAACAAAGAAACTTTTTGTGACAG GGCTATCATTTTATACATCTGAGAAAACCTTACGTGCAGCATTTGAAGGCTTTGGTGAgcttgttcaag TTAAGGTTATTATCGATAAAATTTCAAAAAGGTCCAAAGGTTATGCATTTATTGAATACACCACGGAGGAGGCTGCAGGTGCTGCACTCAAAGAGATGAATGGCAAG ATTATCAATGGCTGGATGATAGTGGTAGATGTTGCCAAGACTAACCCACCAAGATTCAACAGGGGTCATGCCAGACCACCAGCTTAA
- the LOC130721393 gene encoding G-type lectin S-receptor-like serine/threonine-protein kinase RLK1 — protein MASSLLPFLLCSLILLPICVLSQTRSSITIGDSLNAGKSTSPWVVSPSGEFAFGFLQLKNSTDDLFLLSTWYAKIPEKTIVWYADKGNPAPRGSKVVLSGEGLVLTAPSGEQLWNTWEISAGVSLGLLNDTGNFVLEDGNSNPVWESFKDPRDTLLPSQVLDKGGELSSRLRDTNFSKGRFELLFQDDGNLVIHSINLPSGYVNENYYESGTTGSSSSSPGTKLIFDRSGDLYVLRENNKKYKVSEGESTVSTTQFYLRATLDFDGVLTLYLYPKNSTGGGGWTQVWSKPDNICNYIVSGGSGICGYNSYCTLSEDKRPKCQCPKRYSLVDPNDPYGSCKPDFIQGCAEDELSHQKDLYDYEVLIDTDWPLSDSVLQKPFTEEQCRKSCMEDCLCSVAIFRAGDSCWKKKMPLSNGRVDATLNGAKALLKVRKDNSSLDVPPIPFPIIVNKNRNTLALVGSVLLGTSAFLNVVLIGAICFSTFFILQYKKKLRKGTTGSGVQLETNLCCFTYQELEEATNGFNKELGRGAFGVVYEGVLNMGSTITRVAVKKLNNFLLEEVHKEFKNELNAIGLTHHKNLVRLIGFCEAGSERLLIYEYMSNGTLASFLFNGGKRKPSWKLRLQIAIEISRGLAYLHEECGTKIIHCDIKPQNILLDDSYSARICDFGLAKLLKMNQSRTNTAIRGTKGYVALEWFKNMPITAMVDVFSYGVLLLEIVSCRRSVEAEPEDEAKAILTDWAYDCYNDGALFALVEGDQEALEDEKNLEKLVMIAIWCVQEDPGLRPTMRTVTLMLEGIVEVSVPPCPSPISIQYSLD, from the coding sequence ATGGCTTCCTCTCTGCTTCCCTTTCTCTTGTGCTCACTGATTCTGTTACCCATCTGTGTTTTATCACAAACCAGAAGCAGCATAACCATTGGTGATTCTCTTAATGCTGGAAAAAGCACTTCCCCTTGGGTGGTTTCACCTTCTGGTGAATTTGCCTTTGGGTTTCTCCAACTTAAGAACAGTACTGATGACCTTTTCTTGCTTTCAACTTGGTATGCCAAGATTCCAGAGAAGACCATTGTCTGGTATGCTGACAAAGGCAACCCTGCTCCAAGGGGCTCAAAGGTGGTGCTCAGTGGTGAAGGATTAGTGCTCACTGCTCCCAGTGGTGAGCAGTTATGGAACACTTGGGAAATTAGTGCTGGAGTTTCTCTTGGTTTGTTGAATGACACTGGCAACTTTGTGCTTGAGGATGGTAACTCCAACCCTGTCTGGGAGAGTTTCAAGGATCCTAGAGACACCTTGTTGCCCTCTCAGGTTCTTGATAAGGGTGGAGAGCTTTCTTCAAGGCTCAGGGACACAAATTTCAGCAAGGGAAGGTTTGAGCTCCTTTTTCAAGATGATGGAAACCTTGTGATACATTCTATAAATTTGCCATCTGGGTATGTCAATGAAAACTACTATGAAAGTGGAACCACAGGATCCAGCTCATCAAGTCCTGGAACAAAACTGATCTTTGACAGATCAGGGGATTTGTATGTTTTGAGAGAGAACAATAAAAAGTATAAGGTGTCAGAGGGAGAGAGTACAGTATCTACTACTCAGTTTTATCTTCGAGCAACTCTTGATTTTGATGGGGTGCTCACACTCTATCTGTATCCGAAGAATTCAACTGGGGGTGGAGGTTGGACTCAAGTGTGGTCTAAACCAGATAATATCTGCAATTACATTGTTTCTGGAGGTAGTGGCATTTGTGGATATAACAGCTACTGCACCTTGAGTGAAGATAAGAGGCCAAAATGTCAGTGCCCAAAAAGATACTCACTGGTTGATCCTAATGATCCTTATGGAAGCTGCAAGCCTGATTTTATCCAGGGGTGTGCAGAAGATGAACTCAGTCACCAGAAAGACCTCTATGACTATGAGGTTTTGATAGATACTGATTGGCCTCTTTCCGATTCTGTGCTTCAAAAGCCTTTCACTGAAGAACAGTGCAGGAAGTCTTGTATGGAAGATTGTTTGTGTTCTGTTGCCATTTTCAGGGCAGGTGatagctgctggaagaagaAAATGCCACTTTCAAATGGGAGAGTTGATGCCACTCTAAATGGTGCTAAGGCCTTGTTGAAAGTAAGGAAAGACAATTCCTctcttgatgttcctccaaTTCCTTTTCCCATCATCGTAAACAAGAACAGGAACACTTTAGCTTTGGTTGGGTCTGTGCTTTTGGGTACCTCTGCTTTTCTCAATGTTGTATTGATTGGAGCAATATGCTTCAGCACTTTCTTTATTCTTCAGTACAAGAAGAAGCTTAGAAAAGGTACTACTGGTAGTGGTGTTCAACTTGAAACAAATTTGTGTTGCTTCACTTACCAGGAGCTGGAGGAAGCCACCAACGGGTTCAACAAAGAGCTAGGAAGGGGAGCTTTTGGTGTTGTTTATGAAGGAGTCCTGAACATGGGTTCCACAATAACTCGTGTCGCGGTGAAAAAGTTGAACAATTTCCTCTTGGAAGAGGTTCACAAGGAGTTCAAGAATGAGTTGAATGCCATTGGTCTTACTCACCACAAGAACCTGGTTCGTTTAATTGGATTCTGTGAGGCAGGATCTGAGCGTTTACTAATTTATGAGTACATGAGCAATGGCACTTTGGCAAGTTTTCTTTTCAATGGGGGAAAAAGAAAACCCAGTTGGAAACTGAGGCTACAAATTGCAATTGAGATTTCTAGAGGACTTGCGTATTTACATGAAGAGTGCGGCACAAAGATCATCCACTGTGACATAAAGCCTCAGAACATACTCCTTGATGATTCCTACAGTGCAAGAATATGCGACTTTGGATTGGCCAAGCTCTTGAAGATGAACCAGAGCAGAACCAACACTGCCATAAGGGGAACAAAAGGGTATGTTGCACTTGAATGGTTCAAAAACATGCCTATCACGGCTATGGTGGATGTCTTTAGTTATGGGGTGCTGCTACTAGAGATAGTTTCCTGCAGAAGAAGTGTAGAAGCGGAGCCAGAAGATGAAGCAAAAGCAATCCTAACAGATTGGGCTTATGACTGCTACAACGATGGTGCTTTATTTGCCTTGGTTGAGGGTGATCAGGAGGCAttggaggatgagaagaacttGGAGAAGTTGGTGATGATTGCTATTTGGTGTGTTCAAGAGGATCCGGGTCTTAGACCCACCATGAGAACTGTGACGCTTATGCTTGAAGGTATTGTTGAAGTGTCAGTTCCACCATGTCCCTCACCAATTAGTATTCAGTATTCTCTAGATTAA
- the LOC130721406 gene encoding GDSL esterase/lipase At5g03610-like produces the protein MLCQLSRAFNTHPQPLISSMVKQITLLTLLLLFFIVTEVEGAKKSYGVYSNKNSIVKKLFVFGDSYVDTGNFVNSGSYKPPSGITFPGKPAGRFCDGRVLTDYVASYLKIENPTPYTLRNSSKLQHGINFAYGGTGIFNTLVDGPNMTLQIDSLEKLIQQKVYTKPDLESSIALLSAAGNDYAAFLVKNKTILEIKSFTESLIKQLTLNLKRVQSLGIGKVAVGLLQPVGCLPGLTVVSFHLSCIDPLNLVSKTHNQMLLQTVQELNKEMGKPVFITLDLYNSFLTTIKTMQKKHAENSTLMNPLQPCCEGINFKSCGSVNDKGEKQYKLCKKPEFSLFWDNVHPSQNGWHAVSMLLQPSLDQLI, from the exons ATGTTATGCCAACTCTCTAGAGCATTCAACACTCACCCTCAACCTCTGATATCATCAATGGTGAAGCAAATTACTCTTCTCACTttgcttcttctcttcttcattgTAACAG AAGTGGAAGGGGCTAAGAAGTCATATGGGGTATACAGCAACAAGAACAGCATTGTGAAGAAGCTGTTTGTGTTTGGAGATTCTTATGTTGACACAGGGAATTTCGTGAACTCAGGATCGTATAAGCCTCCTAGTGGAATTACTTTTCCTGGTAAACCAGCTGGTAGATTCTGCGACGGTCGCGTCCTCACCGATTACGTCG CTTCATATctgaaaattgaaaaccccACACCATACACGTTGAGAAATTCCTCAAAACTGCAACATGGGATCAACTTTGCTTATGGAGGGACTGGTATTTTCAACACTTTGGTTGATGGACCAAACATGACACTCCAAATTGACTCACTTGAGAAGCTAATCCAACAAAAAGTCTACACCAAACCCGACCTTGAATCCTCAATCGCTCTTTTAAGCGCTGCTGGTAACGATTACGCAGCATTTCtagtaaaaaataaaaccatTTTG GAAATAAAATCCTTCACAGAATCACTTATCAAGCAATTGACTTTGAATCTTAAGCGCGTCCAGAGCTTAGGAATAGGTAAAGTAGCAGTTGGGTTGTTACAGCCTGTGGGGTGCTTGCCTGGGTTAACTGTGGTGTCTTTCCATCTGAGCTGCATTGACCCCTTAAACTTGGTCTCCAAAACTCACAACCAAATGCTGCTCCAAACTGTGCAAGAACTCAACAAGGAAATGGGGAAACCAGTTTTCATCACACTAGACCTCTACAACTCTTTCCTCACCACAATTAAAACCATGCAGAAAAAGCATGCTG AAAACTCAACACTGATGAATCCACTGCAGCCATGTTGTGAGggaattaattttaaatcttgTGGAAGTGTGAATGATAAAGGAGAAAAGCAATATAAGTTATGTAAGAAACCAGAGTTTTCACTCTTTTGGGACAATGTTCACCCTTCTCAGAATGGTTGGCATGCAGTGTCTATGCTATTGCAACCTTCTCTCGATCAACTTATTTAG